One genomic window of Halorubrum hochsteinianum includes the following:
- a CDS encoding DUF460 domain-containing protein — translation MTTRTIRARDRPVFGVDVHSGDVRGDSPSYALVILDPVDEDDEDAPDADGPMARVTRDVVSFRKLCRLIDDREPLYVATDNAYELAADKNELVGFLRSLPDGTRLVQVTGAERPEPLSRVASRHGIPYGKKPMKEAEASARLAAANVGHEVTAFTDETTVKVSRGRSTGKGGWSQDRYTRRIHGNVRKRTRQVQSKLKEANLSFERDVTEKYGGYANATFTVEARPEDIPVSDSRAGDVRVEVERERRDGIEYEPLVKRRDRVIVGIDPGTTTAAAVVGLDGTVHALYSSRTGDTAEVTEWIVEQGRPIIVAADVEPMPETVEKFRRSFDAAGWRPTTDLPVDEKLHRTREASYDNDHERDALAAALYAYDDHEDQFERIAAKTPPRLDRGAVIAGVVAGGSSVEAVIEELSEDDGGDGGSGDGDDETDPTEPERTEEEETIRRLRERVDRLESHAESLEDDLDERDDRIAELESELEEAKREERIEARTRRAVSRLERETDRLERERDEAQERVADLERKVETLKELWRLDHSNFGDVAEGQGLVSVKVVEQFTLDALDAADEAYGLVAGDVVYLRDASGAGRRTAERLAETEPRAVIRGEGNLSDVADEVLFERAIPVVPADAVPVREVDELAVASEDDLAAAVDDWEERAEERRRDEKAERIDRIISEHRAGRTLPETEE, via the coding sequence GTGACAACCCGGACCATCCGCGCCCGCGACCGGCCGGTGTTCGGCGTCGACGTCCACAGCGGCGACGTCCGCGGCGACAGTCCCTCCTACGCGCTCGTCATCCTGGACCCCGTCGACGAGGACGACGAAGACGCGCCCGACGCCGACGGGCCGATGGCTCGGGTCACCCGCGACGTGGTCTCCTTCCGGAAGCTCTGCCGGCTGATCGACGACCGCGAGCCCCTCTACGTCGCCACCGACAACGCCTACGAGCTCGCGGCCGACAAGAACGAACTCGTCGGCTTCCTCCGGTCGCTGCCGGACGGCACCCGACTGGTTCAGGTGACCGGGGCGGAGCGTCCGGAGCCGCTCTCCCGGGTCGCCTCCCGACACGGGATCCCCTACGGCAAGAAGCCGATGAAGGAGGCGGAGGCGTCGGCCCGGCTCGCGGCCGCCAACGTCGGCCACGAGGTGACCGCGTTCACCGACGAGACGACGGTGAAGGTGTCCCGGGGGCGCTCCACCGGGAAGGGCGGGTGGAGTCAGGACCGCTACACCCGGCGGATCCACGGCAACGTCCGGAAGCGGACGCGGCAGGTCCAGTCGAAGCTGAAGGAGGCGAACCTCTCGTTCGAGCGCGACGTGACCGAGAAATACGGCGGCTACGCGAACGCGACGTTCACCGTCGAGGCCCGCCCGGAGGACATCCCCGTCTCGGACTCGCGGGCCGGCGACGTGCGCGTCGAGGTCGAGCGCGAGCGCCGCGACGGCATCGAGTACGAGCCGCTGGTGAAGCGGCGCGACCGCGTCATCGTCGGGATCGACCCCGGCACCACCACCGCGGCCGCGGTCGTCGGCCTCGACGGCACCGTCCACGCGCTGTACTCCTCGCGGACCGGCGACACCGCCGAGGTGACCGAGTGGATCGTCGAGCAGGGGCGACCGATCATCGTCGCCGCCGACGTGGAGCCGATGCCGGAGACGGTCGAGAAGTTCCGGCGCTCGTTCGACGCAGCGGGCTGGCGGCCCACCACCGACCTCCCGGTCGACGAGAAGCTCCACCGAACCCGCGAGGCGAGCTACGACAACGACCACGAGCGGGACGCGCTCGCGGCCGCGCTGTACGCCTACGACGACCACGAGGACCAGTTCGAGCGGATCGCGGCGAAGACCCCGCCGCGGCTCGACCGCGGGGCGGTGATCGCCGGCGTCGTCGCCGGCGGCTCCTCGGTCGAGGCCGTCATCGAGGAGCTGAGCGAGGACGACGGCGGCGACGGCGGGAGCGGCGACGGCGACGACGAGACCGACCCCACGGAGCCGGAGCGCACCGAGGAGGAGGAGACGATCCGGCGGCTCCGCGAGCGCGTCGACCGACTGGAGTCGCACGCCGAGTCGCTGGAGGACGACCTCGACGAGCGCGACGACCGGATCGCGGAGCTGGAGTCGGAGCTGGAGGAGGCGAAACGCGAGGAGCGGATCGAGGCGCGGACGCGGCGGGCGGTCTCGCGGCTGGAGCGCGAGACGGACCGGTTGGAGCGCGAGCGCGACGAGGCGCAAGAGCGCGTCGCGGACCTCGAACGGAAGGTGGAGACGCTGAAGGAGCTGTGGCGGCTCGACCACTCGAACTTCGGCGACGTGGCCGAGGGACAGGGGCTGGTGAGCGTGAAGGTCGTCGAGCAGTTCACGCTCGACGCGCTCGACGCCGCGGACGAGGCGTACGGGCTCGTCGCCGGCGACGTGGTCTACCTCCGGGACGCGTCCGGGGCGGGCCGGCGGACCGCGGAGCGGCTCGCGGAGACGGAGCCGCGGGCGGTGATCCGCGGCGAGGGGAACCTCTCGGACGTGGCCGACGAGGTGCTGTTCGAGCGGGCGATACCCGTCGTGCCGGCCGACGCGGTGCCGGTCCGAGAGGTGGACGAACTGGCGGTCGCGAGCGAGGACGACCTCGCCGCCGCCGTCGACGACTGGGAGGAGCGCGCGGAGGAGCGCCGGCGCGACGAGAAGGCCGAGCGGATCGACCGGATCATCTCCGAACACCGCGCGGGGCGGACGCTCCCGGAGACTGAAGAGTAG